A genomic region of Gemmatimonadota bacterium contains the following coding sequences:
- a CDS encoding acyltransferase — protein sequence MFEIDRSAFKAIGESVHFDPLVDIRHPELVRVGDDVAFHNGVFVNPCGAWIDIGSHTHFAPYSVLYGPLTIGNYVAVAAHVVFASVGHGYDRIDIPMVQQRVQKREIVVEDDVWFGANAVVIGGVRIGAHSIVGAGAVVTRDVEPYSVVGGTPARLIRKRDEREERNPR from the coding sequence ATGTTTGAGATAGACCGATCGGCATTTAAGGCGATTGGAGAGTCGGTTCATTTTGATCCGTTGGTCGATATTCGGCATCCGGAATTGGTGCGTGTTGGCGATGATGTGGCGTTTCACAATGGGGTTTTTGTAAATCCATGTGGCGCGTGGATCGATATTGGCAGTCACACGCATTTTGCGCCGTATAGCGTGTTGTACGGGCCTTTGACCATTGGCAATTATGTGGCGGTGGCGGCACATGTGGTTTTTGCGAGTGTGGGACATGGGTACGATCGAATCGATATTCCGATGGTGCAACAAAGGGTGCAAAAGCGGGAGATTGTCGTGGAGGATGATGTGTGGTTTGGTGCCAATGCCGTGGTTATTGGCGGGGTGCGTATTGGTGCGCATAGTATTGTGGGCGCGGGCGCGGTTGTGACGCGCGATGTGGAGCCGTATTCGGTGGTTGGAGGCACACCGGCTCGGTTGATCAGGAAGCGAGATGAGAGAGAGGAGAGGAATCCGAGATGA